The genomic region ACCCCCGCCGCCATCACCGCCGGCGTCATCGCCACCGCCGCGCTGACGCCCGAGCTGCCGCCGCTCCTGCGCTGGACGCTGGCCATCGTCGCCGGGGGCGGGGCGGCGGGCGTGGTGCACGCGGGTACCGCGCTGGTGCGGCTCCACTCGTCGGCGCTGACGCTCGGGGTGGGCAACCCGGTGGTGGCCACCGGGGAGCTGGCCGGCGCGGTGATCCTCAGTGGGCTGGCTCTGCTCGCGCCGGTACTCGCGGCCGCGGTCGGAATTGCCGCGCTGGTCTTCGCGGCGCGCCGGCTGCTCGGGCGCGCCCGAGGCTAGGGCCAGGGAGGGAAAACCTTCCTGGTCTCACGACCATAGGACCAAGGTCCCATGGCGAAGCGGGCTCGCGCGTTCGATAAGAATGTGGATCGTTTTCTGAGGACGCGTGCCTCCGTGGGACACGGACGAGGATGTCGGCGCATTTCACCCTTCAAAAGCGGGAGACACACGACGATGAGACGGGAAGGCGCAAGGGTAGGACTCGTGGTTTTCTCAACGCTCGCGCTGACCGTGCTGCTCGCGGCCGGCTGCGCGGGCCCGCTGCAAGATCCACACGTCGTCGGTCCGGCCGGCCCTGCGGGCCCCGCCGGCCCCGCCGGCCCTCCCGGCCCTCCCGGCCCTCCCGGACCCGGTGGCCCCGCGGGACCCGGCGGACCGGCCGGCATGGCCGGCGCACCCGGCCCGGCCGGCGCACCGCAGGCGTGGACGTCGTTCAACGACATCCTGTTCGATTTCGACAAGAGCAACGTGCGGTCGTCGGAGATGCCCAAGGTCGACAAGCTCGTGCAGTACATGAAGGACAACCCCAACCACGAGATCGGTCTCGACGGCTACGCGGACCCGCGCGGCACACCTCCATATAACCAGAGGCTCAGCCAGCGTCGCGTGGAGGCGGTGAAGGCGGCCCTGGTGGGCGCGGGCGTCTCGGGGGGCCGGATCCGCACGGGCGCTTTCGGTGAGACGCGGCCCAAGTGCACCCAGTCCTCCGAGACCTGCTGGCAGCAGGACCGGCGGGTGGAAGTGCTCGTCCGTCCCGCAAACTGAGGGGGGCACAATGAAGATCCTGACGGGTATTGTGATCGCGGCCGCCCTGACGGGGTGCTCCTATCAGAGCGGCTACATCAACAACGATGGCACGTGGGTCGCGCAGGGTGTGCCGTACGCAATAGGTACCTGCCATTCGGCGGCGGCGTTCGTGCCTGGTCCGGCGGGGCCTGCGGGTCCTGCCGGCCCGGCGGGCCCTCCCGGTGCCCCCGGTACACCTGGTCCAGCGGGTCCTCCCGGCCCGGCGGGCCCTCCGGGTGCCCCGGGCCCTGCGGGCCCGACCCCTGGCCGGCCCAGGAGCGATCTGGGTAACTCGCCGAGCTGGGCGTTCATGGAGAACGTGAACTTCAAGTATCAGAGCGCCGAGCTGCAGGAGCGGTGCGCGAAGAAGATCGCCGCCCTGGTCGCCTGGATGCTGGCCAACGCGCCGGACGCGCAGGTCGCGCTCGACGCGCACCAGGATGCAGCCGACGATGGCAACAAGGCGCTGGCCGCCGAGCGGGTCCGGGCGGTCAGAGAAGCGCTGGTCGCCGGCGGCGTGAAGCCGGAGAAGATCTCGGTCGGCTCCTACGGGGCGCGGGCCGAGGTGTGCAACCAGAACACCGAGCTGTGTCACGACCTGAACCGGCGGGTGGAGATTCTCGCCAGGCAGTAGTCGGGACATCGCGGTCGTCGGGGCATCCTCTCCGCGCCCGGCCGGGTGGAGAGGGTGCCCCTCGCATGTTCAGGGCGGAGGTCTCGATCAGCTCCGGGGGCGCCGGGTGAGAAGGGGGACCAGCGCGCTCACCGCCTGCTCCGCCTTGAGGCGCAGCTCCTCGTCGGTGTTGCCGGCCACCGGGTGGGCGATGATCGCGAAGGGATAGTCGGCCAGCCCGTTGGCCTCGGCCATCGCGCGGGCGCTGGCCTCGAAGCGGTCGGTGATGATCGCCACCGCGGGAATGCCCATCCGCTCGGCCGACATGGCGTCGTGCAGACTGCACGACGAGCAGCTGCCTCAGTCGCCGATCGCGGAGATGACCGCGTCGACCGCGCTCAGCTCCCCGAGCATCTCGGGCGGGGCCGGACGGCTCGAATCCGGCTTGCGACGGCGGATGAACTCCCGTACCCCGAAGCGTGATGCCAGGATCTGCTGGACGTGGTCGAAGAGCACCGCGGTCCCGATCTTGGCGTTGTCGAGTAGCCCGACGGTGGCGCCCTCCAGGCTCGGCAGCGGCATCGCCAGGGTCATGGCCTCACCCTCGGCGTCGAGTCTCGGATCCAGCACCTTGAGGGTCATCGTCTCCTCCTGTCAGATGATCGTCGTGACCGCGAGCGACTTCGCTCCGTACCACGGCGGCACCACCACTCCGAAGCCGCCCGCGGGCCCGCCCGCCGCCACCACCAGCAGGTCGTCGGGCGACCGGAGGGCGGTGTAGACGCGCCCCTCGTCCTTGCGCCCGGCCACCGCGCTCTTGCCGACGGTTCGCCAGTCGCCGCGCCGGACGCGAGCGTTCTCGAAGACGTAGCCGCGGATGTCGGCCTTGCTCCAGCCGGCGGCCACGATGATGTCGCGCTGCTGCTTGGCGATCACCAGCGCGTAGTGGCCGGCCCAGATGGAATACGTGAGCATGTTGGCGCGAATGGCCGCCGCGTAGGTGTCGAGGATCTCGCGCGGGTCGGCGGTCCACTCGTTCATGATCTGGTGCGGGGACTCCGCCGCGAGCACCGTCACCGCCGAGGCGCCCGCGGGCACGCCGCGCTCGGCGGCCAGCGACGGCCACGGGCTGTCCTCCTCGTCCTCGGCCACGCAGAACGTGAACTTGCCGGGATGCCCGAGGGTCGACCGGTCGAGCCGCCCGGGGATCCCGCCCAGCACGTTGATGATGAGCAGCCGGAGCGCGCGGCCGATGGTCGCGTTGGCCCGGCTGCCATTGGCGAGCGCGTTGTGGGTGGCGTTCATGTCGAGCGCGCGCCGGATCGGCCCGTTGACCACCACGAACGGCGCGCTGCCGCCCGTGCTGGCGGTGCAGCCGTGGAGACCGTAGGCGGGCTCGCACACCGCCCGCACCAGCGCCATCACCACCGGCACGTACCCGGGCAGGCAGCCGGCCATCACCGCGGCGATCGCCACCTTCTCGGCGGTGATGCGGCGCCGGCGCACCGGCTCGACGCCCACGACGTCCGCGGGGCCCAGACCGCCCGCGTCCACGAAGCGGCGCACCAGGTCCTCGGTGGGCGGCACGATCGGTAGCCCGTCCGTCCAGCCGTTGCGCTGGAACATCTCGTTCGCCTCGTGGAGGTCGGCCACATCGTGGGTCGCCGACCGTAGCCGTGGCTCGCTCATCGCCGGACAGGGTACTACGAGACCTTCTCGACCTGAACCGGCCGCGGCGCATCCCGGTTGACAGCCGCTCCGTGAGCGGTCACCGTACCCCCATGCGTCACGCGCTGATGGTGGCGGCCCCACGCGTCGGTCCGCCGGGACGGCTCGCGGCCCGCGTCGGGCTCGCGCTGCTCCTCGCGCCGGTGACGGCGCTCGGCGAGGGAGCGTGGGTGCTGACCGAGATCGTCAAGAGCGGCACCGCCACCACCGTGAGCGCGCACCCCACGCTCGCGGCCTGCCTGGACGAGCAGAAGTCGCGCGAGGCGGCGCAGCTCGCCTACCTGCGGGCCGCGAACGAGTCGAGCCCGCGAGACCGGCTGCCGCTTCCCGCGCTCACCGCCTCCTTCCGCTGCGTCCAGCCATGACGACCCGCCCTCGCGATGGAGGATGATGCGATGCCCACTCTGCACACCCCGCTCTGCGACCTCATCGGGATCGAGTACCCGATCATCCAGGCCCCGATGGCGGGCGGGCCCACCACGCCCGACCTGGTGACCGCGGTCAGCGCGGCGGGCGCGCTGGGGTCCTTCGGCCACGCCTACACCGCGCCCGACGCCATGCGCGCGGAGGCGGCGGCGGCCCGCGCGCGCACGCCGCGCCCGTTCAACCTGAACCTGTTCACCGCGCCGGTGCCCGCCGAGCCGTCCGCCGAGGAGCAGCGGGCCGCGGTCGCGGCGATCCGGCCGCTGCTCGAGGAGCGCGGCCTGCCCATCCCCGAGCGCGTGCCGCCGCCGTACGCGCCCGATCTGCCGGCCCAGATCGAGGCGATCTGTGACCTGAGGCCGGCGGTGTGCACGATCCATCTGGGCGAGCTGTCGCCCGCGGTGCTCGCGCGCATCCGCGGCCTCGGCATCCGCCTGGGGAGTGCGGCCACCTCGGTGCGCGAGGCGCGCCATCTCGAGAGCCTCGGCGCGGACTTCATCATCGCCCAGGGCGGCGAGGCGGGCGGCCATCGCGGCACCTTCCTGGGGCCGTGGGAGCACGCGATGACGGGGACGCTCGCCCTCGTGCGGCAGGTCGTCCGCGCGGTGCGGGTGCCGGTGGTGGCGGCCGGCGGCATCATGGACGGCGCGGGCATCGCGGCGGTGCTGGCTTTGGGCGCCCAGGGCGCGCAGCTCGGTACCGCGTTCGTGGTGTGCCCGGAGAGCGGCGCGCCCGCCGCGCACAAGAAGGCGATCGCGGACATGGACGGCGACGAGACGATCGTGACGCGCGCGTTCTCGGGCAAGCCGGCGCGGGGCATCCGCAACCGCTTCACCGAGCTGGCCGAGCGCGAGGGATGGCCGCTGCTGCCGTTCCCGGCCCACGCCAAGCTCACCGCCCCGCTGCGGCAGGCCAGCGCGCGGGCGGGCTCTCTGGAATGCTTCTCGGCGTGGTCGGGGCAGGCGGGCGCGCTGGCCCGTCCGCTGCCGGCGGGCGAGCTGGTCCGCGTGCTCGTGGACGAGACGCGCGAGGCGATCGACCGGCTGCGCGCGGCGAGCGGCCGCTGAGCGGCCGACCGCGACCACCGGCTACAGCGCCACGTCGCCGAGGAAGATGCGCTTGACCTCCGCGGAGCGGAGCAGCTCGGCCGACGTGCCGGTGAGGATCGTGCGGCCCGACTCCAGGATGTAGCCCCGGTCGGCCAGCCGCAGGGCCAGTTCCACGTTCTGCTCGATGAACACGATGCTGATGCCCTGCTCCTCGCGGATGCGCTGCATGAGCGCGCCGGTCTGCTGAACGACGAGAGGGGAGAGGCCCAGGAACGGCTCGTCGATCATCAGCAGGCGCGGCCGGGACATGAGCCCGCGCGCGATGGCCACCATCTGCTGCTCGCCGCCGGACAGCGTGTTGGCGAGCTGTGCGCTCCGGGCCGCGACCACCGGGAAGAGCCGCTCCAGGGCGGCCAGGGTCTCGGCGCGATGCGGACGCGCGGCCGGGTTGTGGGCGCCCAGCAGCAGGTTGTCGCGCACGCTCAGGAACGGGAAGAGCCGCCGCCGCTCCAGCACGTGGGCCAGGCCCTCGGCCGCGGTGCGATGGGCGGGCAGCCCGTCGATCCGCTTGCCCAGGAACGTGATGCGGCCGGCCCGCGGGCCGATCAGGCCGGAGATGGAGTTCATCAGGGTCGACTTGCCCGCGCCGTTCGGTCCCAGGATGGCCACGATCTCGCGCTCGCCCACGTGCATCGCGGCTTGCCAGAGCACCTGGAAGTCGCCGTAGGCGACGTCGAGGCCTTCCACGCTCAGCATCGGCGCCGTCGCGGTCACTGCGTGTACACCTGGCCCAGGTAAGCGTCGACCACCCGGCGGTCGCGCGTGACCACGTCGGGCGCGCCGTCGGCGAT from Candidatus Methylomirabilota bacterium harbors:
- a CDS encoding DUF4126 domain-containing protein gives rise to the protein MSTAAGLRMFVPLLLTGLAARLGYIRLTSGMAWLDSDPALVALATATVLEIGAYYVPWLDHVLDAAATPAAITAGVIATAALTPELPPLLRWTLAIVAGGGAAGVVHAGTALVRLHSSALTLGVGNPVVATGELAGAVILSGLALLAPVLAAAVGIAALVFAARRLLGRARG
- a CDS encoding DUF561 domain-containing protein, translated to MPTLHTPLCDLIGIEYPIIQAPMAGGPTTPDLVTAVSAAGALGSFGHAYTAPDAMRAEAAAARARTPRPFNLNLFTAPVPAEPSAEEQRAAVAAIRPLLEERGLPIPERVPPPYAPDLPAQIEAICDLRPAVCTIHLGELSPAVLARIRGLGIRLGSAATSVREARHLESLGADFIIAQGGEAGGHRGTFLGPWEHAMTGTLALVRQVVRAVRVPVVAAGGIMDGAGIAAVLALGAQGAQLGTAFVVCPESGAPAAHKKAIADMDGDETIVTRAFSGKPARGIRNRFTELAEREGWPLLPFPAHAKLTAPLRQASARAGSLECFSAWSGQAGALARPLPAGELVRVLVDETREAIDRLRAASGR
- a CDS encoding OmpA family protein — its product is MAGAPGPAGAPQAWTSFNDILFDFDKSNVRSSEMPKVDKLVQYMKDNPNHEIGLDGYADPRGTPPYNQRLSQRRVEAVKAALVGAGVSGGRIRTGAFGETRPKCTQSSETCWQQDRRVEVLVRPAN
- a CDS encoding OmpA family protein codes for the protein MENVNFKYQSAELQERCAKKIAALVAWMLANAPDAQVALDAHQDAADDGNKALAAERVRAVREALVAGGVKPEKISVGSYGARAEVCNQNTELCHDLNRRVEILARQ
- a CDS encoding ABC transporter ATP-binding protein, which codes for MTATAPMLSVEGLDVAYGDFQVLWQAAMHVGEREIVAILGPNGAGKSTLMNSISGLIGPRAGRITFLGKRIDGLPAHRTAAEGLAHVLERRRLFPFLSVRDNLLLGAHNPAARPHRAETLAALERLFPVVAARSAQLANTLSGGEQQMVAIARGLMSRPRLLMIDEPFLGLSPLVVQQTGALMQRIREEQGISIVFIEQNVELALRLADRGYILESGRTILTGTSAELLRSAEVKRIFLGDVAL